One Mucilaginibacter ginkgonis genomic region harbors:
- a CDS encoding SGNH/GDSL hydrolase family protein: MKFSKYILIIGAVVTSFAACKPDVQTPAPTRGSADFTRVISLGNSLTAGYQDNGLYLEGQQNSYPAIMAKQMLQTNGGPFYQPLFNEAQANGSGYVRIKSLNADGTPILDTVKDMLAIRGSATIPGFGSVTTYTKYTGDINNYGVPGIKVANITSTAYGNVNGYYERILPGNAGTNTTAYLDFATAKAFTFFTCWLGDNDVLGYAINGAASDSLTSQAYFTSQYTTLLNKLTATGAKGACAAIPDVTVIPYFNTVTPAKLLAAAQKVTPAVAAIYIRARTSVNATDTTHITRVAVDRDRIILTFPTAKLGTSVTTSGGSFPYGLSPQAPIEDKYVLDVNEVTLVQNTIFGFNSVIATQAATKGLAFVDIYAFLNDLKVNGYHTDGLMLTADYIKGGVFSLDGIHLTPRGYALVANQFISAINAKYGSNIPISEVATFRAVKFP, from the coding sequence ATGAAATTTAGTAAATACATTTTGATTATCGGCGCCGTAGTAACAAGTTTTGCCGCTTGTAAACCCGATGTGCAAACACCTGCGCCAACGCGCGGTTCGGCAGACTTTACACGCGTTATTTCTTTAGGTAATTCTCTTACCGCCGGTTACCAGGATAACGGTCTATACCTGGAAGGTCAGCAAAATTCTTATCCTGCTATAATGGCTAAGCAAATGCTGCAAACTAATGGCGGACCATTTTACCAGCCTCTGTTTAACGAGGCACAGGCTAATGGAAGCGGCTATGTTCGCATTAAAAGTTTAAATGCCGATGGTACGCCGATTTTAGACACCGTAAAAGATATGCTGGCCATTAGAGGATCTGCAACTATTCCCGGTTTTGGCAGCGTTACTACCTACACCAAATACACCGGCGACATTAACAACTACGGCGTACCCGGTATAAAGGTAGCCAACATCACCTCAACTGCCTATGGTAACGTGAACGGCTATTATGAACGCATTCTGCCCGGGAATGCAGGTACTAATACAACGGCTTATCTTGACTTTGCCACAGCTAAAGCGTTTACGTTTTTTACATGCTGGCTTGGTGATAACGACGTTTTAGGTTATGCAATAAATGGCGCAGCCAGCGACTCGCTAACAAGCCAGGCCTATTTTACCAGTCAATACACCACGCTGCTTAACAAACTTACTGCAACGGGAGCTAAAGGCGCTTGCGCAGCAATACCCGACGTAACGGTTATTCCATATTTTAACACAGTAACGCCTGCGAAATTACTTGCCGCCGCCCAAAAGGTGACACCCGCTGTCGCTGCGATCTACATTAGGGCAAGAACATCTGTAAATGCTACCGATACGACACACATCACCCGCGTTGCAGTTGATAGGGACCGGATCATCTTAACTTTCCCGACAGCTAAACTTGGGACAAGTGTAACCACATCGGGCGGCAGTTTTCCGTATGGATTATCTCCGCAAGCACCGATTGAAGACAAATACGTGCTTGATGTTAACGAAGTAACTCTGGTACAAAATACCATTTTTGGTTTCAACAGCGTTATCGCAACTCAGGCCGCTACCAAAGGATTGGCGTTTGTAGACATTTATGCTTTTTTAAATGACCTGAAAGTTAACGGCTACCACACCGACGGCTTAATGCTGACCGCCGATTATATTAAAGGAGGCGTATTCTCTTTAGATGGAATACACTTAACGCCAAGAGGGTATGCATTAGTGGCTAACCAGTTTATATCTGCCATAAATGCTAAGTACGGATCAAACATCCCTATCTCCGAAGTAGCGACATTCCGCGCGGTAAAGTTTCCGTAA
- a CDS encoding OmpP1/FadL family transporter: MRKILLVLIIFFPALAFSQGFQVNLAGQKQIGMGHTGTGTALDGAAIFFNPGAVATLSQNYLQLGVSPVIFKSAFNPDNTNDNYHTGNNLAMPFSGYAAWGPEEAPWKVGLGVYTPYGGLTDWGQSWEGKYILEKMNLQSIYIQPTVSYRIDDMISIGAGFVYNRGSVDLTRAIPLANMAGADGQAELKGNGSGYGYNVGIYLIPDKKVSVGLNYRSKVDTRINSGNAIFTVPASVQSSFPQPNSFSSALPLPATASVGVGFYPKSAMTFAFDINYVQWSTYKSLPFTYTQTSDVVVNTSSPKNYRDAISIRGGFQYREKDKEGGKLYYDPWAYRFGAGYATYAARTGYVSPEVPDGNRAFVTGGIGYTFMDQWDLDFSFEYEHIFERRQTNLETALSGAYKTDIFIPGISITYHW, from the coding sequence ATGCGAAAAATCTTACTTGTTCTGATCATATTTTTCCCGGCACTTGCTTTTAGCCAGGGCTTCCAGGTCAACCTGGCAGGCCAAAAGCAAATAGGTATGGGGCACACCGGTACCGGCACCGCTCTTGATGGCGCCGCAATATTTTTTAACCCGGGAGCCGTTGCTACACTCTCTCAAAATTATTTGCAACTGGGTGTGAGCCCTGTCATTTTTAAATCAGCCTTTAACCCAGATAATACCAATGATAACTATCATACAGGGAACAATTTAGCGATGCCTTTTTCAGGCTACGCGGCCTGGGGGCCAGAGGAAGCACCCTGGAAGGTAGGTTTAGGCGTGTACACACCTTACGGCGGCCTAACGGATTGGGGCCAAAGCTGGGAAGGTAAATATATATTAGAGAAAATGAATTTGCAGTCTATTTATATTCAACCCACAGTAAGTTACCGTATAGATGACATGATCAGCATTGGTGCAGGTTTTGTTTACAATCGCGGTTCTGTAGACCTTACCCGTGCCATACCATTGGCCAACATGGCCGGCGCAGATGGTCAGGCTGAGCTTAAAGGCAACGGCAGCGGCTATGGATACAACGTTGGTATTTATTTAATACCCGATAAGAAAGTAAGCGTGGGCTTAAACTACCGCTCAAAAGTAGATACCAGGATCAATAGCGGCAATGCTATTTTTACTGTTCCGGCATCCGTTCAATCCAGTTTTCCGCAGCCAAACAGTTTTAGTTCTGCGTTGCCACTGCCTGCAACGGCCTCTGTTGGTGTAGGTTTTTATCCAAAGAGCGCAATGACTTTTGCCTTCGATATCAACTACGTGCAGTGGAGCACCTATAAGTCACTGCCTTTCACTTACACGCAAACCTCAGATGTGGTAGTCAATACTTCATCGCCAAAAAATTATCGGGACGCGATTAGTATCCGCGGCGGTTTTCAGTATCGCGAAAAAGATAAAGAGGGGGGCAAGCTTTATTACGATCCGTGGGCATATCGTTTTGGCGCGGGTTACGCAACGTACGCCGCCCGAACAGGTTATGTATCGCCCGAAGTACCCGATGGTAACCGCGCGTTTGTTACCGGCGGAATTGGATATACCTTTATGGATCAGTGGGATTTAGACTTTTCTTTTGAGTACGAGCACATTTTTGAGCGCAGGCAAACTAATTTAGAAACGGCTTTATCAGGTGCCTACAAGACAGACATTTTTATTCCGGGTATATCAATTACTTATCATTGGTAA
- the atpD gene encoding F0F1 ATP synthase subunit beta, with the protein MPNIGKISQIIGPVVDVSFGDDAHLPQILNALEITRANGQKVVLEVQQHLGEDQVRAVAMDSTDGLLRGMPVTDLESPIRMPIGDDIKGRVFNVVGSAIDGIRQLDTTNGRPIHANPPRFEDLSTETEVLFTGIKVIDLLEPYAKGGKIGLFGGAGVGKTVLIQELINNIAKAYAGLSVFAGVGERTREGNDLLREMLESGIINYGEEFMHSMEKGGWDLSKVDSEKLKDSKATFVFGQMNEPPGARARVALSGLTIAEYFRDGDAEGKGRDILFFIDNIFRFTQAGSEVSALLGRMPSAVGYQPTLATEMGMMQERITSTKRGSITSVQAVYVPADDLTDPAPATTFAHLDATTVLSRKIAELGIYPAVDPLDSTSRILSAAVLGDEHYNTAQRVKETLQRYKELQDIIAILGMDELSEEDKLTVSRARRVQRFLSQPFHVAEQFTGLKGVLVDIKETIKGFNMILDGEVDEYPEAAFNLVGNIDDAIEKGKKLLAEANA; encoded by the coding sequence ATGCCAAACATTGGAAAAATATCACAGATCATCGGTCCGGTAGTTGACGTAAGCTTTGGCGATGATGCACATCTTCCCCAAATCTTAAACGCGTTGGAAATTACCCGCGCAAACGGCCAAAAAGTTGTTTTAGAAGTACAGCAGCATTTAGGTGAAGACCAGGTACGTGCCGTGGCGATGGACTCGACAGATGGTTTGTTGCGTGGCATGCCTGTTACCGACCTTGAGTCGCCTATCCGCATGCCGATAGGTGATGATATCAAAGGCCGCGTGTTTAACGTGGTAGGTTCGGCTATAGATGGTATCCGGCAATTAGATACTACTAACGGTCGCCCTATTCACGCCAATCCTCCGCGTTTCGAAGATCTTTCTACAGAAACCGAAGTATTATTTACCGGTATTAAGGTTATCGACTTGTTAGAGCCTTATGCAAAAGGTGGTAAAATTGGTTTGTTTGGTGGTGCCGGTGTAGGTAAAACTGTATTGATCCAGGAGTTGATTAATAACATCGCGAAAGCTTATGCAGGTTTGTCTGTGTTTGCAGGTGTTGGCGAGCGTACACGTGAAGGTAATGACCTTTTGCGCGAGATGCTAGAATCGGGCATTATCAACTATGGTGAAGAGTTTATGCACTCTATGGAAAAAGGCGGATGGGACCTTTCTAAAGTTGACAGCGAAAAACTGAAAGACTCTAAAGCAACCTTCGTGTTTGGCCAGATGAATGAGCCACCGGGTGCACGTGCACGTGTAGCTTTATCGGGTTTGACAATTGCAGAATATTTCCGCGATGGTGATGCTGAAGGTAAAGGCCGCGATATCTTATTCTTTATTGATAACATCTTCCGCTTTACCCAGGCAGGTTCAGAAGTGTCGGCACTATTAGGCCGTATGCCGTCTGCGGTAGGCTACCAACCAACTTTGGCAACAGAGATGGGTATGATGCAGGAGCGTATCACGTCAACCAAACGTGGCTCTATCACATCTGTACAAGCTGTTTATGTACCTGCGGATGACTTGACCGACCCTGCGCCGGCAACAACTTTCGCCCACTTAGATGCAACTACTGTACTTTCACGTAAAATTGCCGAGTTAGGTATCTACCCTGCGGTTGACCCTCTGGATTCTACTTCACGTATCCTTAGCGCCGCGGTTCTTGGCGATGAGCACTACAATACTGCTCAGCGTGTAAAAGAAACTTTACAGCGTTACAAAGAGTTACAAGATATCATCGCGATTTTGGGTATGGATGAGTTATCTGAGGAAGATAAATTAACTGTATCACGCGCTCGCCGTGTTCAACGTTTCTTGTCGCAGCCGTTTCACGTTGCTGAACAATTCACCGGCTTAAAAGGTGTATTGGTTGACATTAAAGAAACCATCAAAGGCTTTAACATGATCCTTGACGGCGAAGTTGACGAGTATCCTGAAGCGGCGTTTAACCTTGTAGGTAACATAGACGACGCTATAGAAAAAGGCAAAAAATTGTTAGCGGAAGCTAACGCGTAA
- the atpC gene encoding ATP synthase F1 subunit epsilon: MTLEILTPDKKVYEGEATSVTVPGTLGSFEILNHHAPIISTLQDGKLTVRGAGKAEAFIITGGVVEVLDNKVTVLAEGITQRQNN; this comes from the coding sequence ATGACTTTAGAAATTCTTACTCCCGATAAAAAAGTTTACGAAGGCGAAGCTACTTCAGTAACTGTACCTGGTACGTTGGGATCTTTTGAAATATTGAACCATCACGCACCTATCATTTCTACATTGCAGGATGGTAAGTTAACCGTTCGCGGCGCGGGTAAGGCAGAAGCCTTTATAATCACCGGCGGTGTTGTAGAAGTGCTGGACAATAAAGTTACCGTTTTAGCCGAAGGCATTACGCAACGTCAAAACAATTAA
- the ilvD gene encoding dihydroxy-acid dehydratase, which produces MNTATDNQDAVELNRYSKTLTADPTQPAAQAMLYGIGFTDEDMKKAQVGIASMGYDGNTCNMHLNDLAKVVKQGVWDENLAGLIFNTIGVSDGMSNGTEGMRYSLVSRDVIADSIEAVCGAQYYDGLITIPGCDKNMPGSMIAMGRLNRPSIMIYGGTIKPGHYKGEDLNIVSAFEALGKKIAGQIDDIDFKEIIKNACPGAGACGGIYTANTMAAAIEALGMSLPYSSSTPALSPEKTAECLAAGKAIYNLLEKDIKPTDIMTRKAFENAIVTIMVMGGSTNAVLHLIAMAKSVDVPLTQDDFQEISNRIPLLADMKPSGKYMMEDLHKVGGIPAVMKYLLKLGWLHGDCLTVTGKTIAENLANIEELDFDQQKIIFPVEQAIKATGHLQILYGNLATGGSVAKITGKEGERFEGPARVFDGEFELIAGIQSGRVRKGDVVVIRNVGPKGAPGMPEMLKPTSAIFGAGLGSSVALITDGRFSGGTHGFVVGHITPEAFEGGGLALVQDDDRIIIDATTNQMNMVISDEELAARKAAWIQPRLKVTKGLLYKYAKQVTTAANGCVTDE; this is translated from the coding sequence ATGAATACCGCTACTGATAACCAGGACGCTGTAGAACTTAACCGCTATAGCAAGACCCTTACCGCCGACCCAACCCAGCCGGCAGCACAGGCCATGCTCTATGGTATCGGTTTCACAGATGAGGATATGAAAAAAGCCCAGGTTGGTATTGCCAGCATGGGTTATGACGGCAACACGTGCAACATGCACCTTAATGATCTGGCAAAGGTGGTGAAACAGGGTGTGTGGGATGAGAATCTTGCCGGGCTGATATTTAATACGATTGGTGTAAGCGACGGCATGAGTAACGGTACGGAGGGCATGCGTTATTCGCTGGTAAGCCGCGACGTTATTGCCGACTCGATAGAGGCTGTATGCGGCGCGCAATACTATGACGGGCTGATAACTATTCCCGGCTGCGACAAAAATATGCCTGGGTCCATGATCGCTATGGGCAGGTTAAATCGCCCCTCTATCATGATCTACGGTGGCACCATCAAACCGGGCCACTACAAGGGAGAAGATCTGAACATCGTTTCGGCATTTGAAGCATTAGGTAAAAAAATAGCCGGTCAGATAGATGACATCGACTTTAAAGAGATCATTAAAAACGCCTGCCCGGGCGCGGGCGCTTGTGGTGGTATCTACACTGCTAATACTATGGCTGCAGCGATAGAGGCACTAGGCATGAGTTTGCCGTACTCCTCATCTACCCCGGCGCTTAGCCCGGAGAAAACAGCCGAATGCCTTGCAGCAGGGAAGGCTATCTACAATCTATTAGAGAAAGACATTAAGCCAACCGATATTATGACCCGCAAGGCATTTGAAAATGCCATAGTGACGATCATGGTAATGGGCGGATCTACCAACGCTGTTCTGCACTTGATAGCCATGGCAAAAAGTGTGGATGTGCCGTTGACACAAGATGATTTTCAGGAGATAAGTAACCGCATTCCGCTGCTTGCCGATATGAAGCCAAGCGGTAAATACATGATGGAAGACCTGCACAAGGTTGGTGGCATCCCTGCGGTAATGAAATATTTATTAAAACTAGGATGGCTGCACGGCGATTGCCTTACTGTGACAGGTAAAACTATTGCCGAAAACCTGGCCAATATAGAAGAACTGGATTTCGATCAACAGAAAATAATATTCCCGGTCGAGCAAGCCATAAAAGCAACAGGGCATTTACAAATACTCTATGGAAACCTGGCCACAGGCGGCAGTGTGGCGAAGATCACCGGTAAAGAAGGCGAACGCTTTGAAGGCCCCGCCCGGGTTTTTGATGGTGAATTTGAACTAATAGCAGGCATACAAAGCGGTCGCGTTCGCAAAGGCGATGTGGTAGTTATCCGCAATGTAGGCCCTAAAGGCGCGCCGGGTATGCCCGAGATGTTAAAGCCAACATCTGCGATTTTCGGTGCAGGTTTAGGTAGCTCTGTAGCACTGATCACAGACGGCCGCTTCTCTGGTGGTACCCACGGTTTTGTAGTAGGCCATATCACACCCGAAGCTTTTGAAGGCGGTGGATTAGCCTTAGTGCAGGATGATGACCGGATCATTATCGATGCTACAACCAACCAAATGAATATGGTCATCAGCGATGAAGAATTGGCTGCCCGCAAAGCCGCTTGGATACAACCACGTCTTAAGGTAACAAAAGGGCTTTTATACAAGTACGCGAAACAGGTAACTACCGCGGCCAACGGTTGCGTAACGGATGAATAG
- the ilvB gene encoding biosynthetic-type acetolactate synthase large subunit has translation MNDTAIAPQETATEQPKKATIELTGSAALLEGLLAEGVDTIFGYPGGAIMPVYDALYDYKDKLNHILVRHEQGGIHAGQGYARSSGKVGVVFATSGPGATNLITGLADAQIDSTPIVCITGQVFAHLLGTDAFQETDVINITTPVTKWNYQVTDATEIPEVLAKAFYIAKSGRPGPVLIDVTKNAQIQKFNYEGYTPCKHIRSYRPKPNIRQEYIQQAAELINQAKKPFIIWGQGVLLGSAEQEFTAFVEKSGIPAAWTIMGAGAIPTSHTQNVGMLGMHGNYGPNVLTNECDVLIAIGMRFDDRVTGRLDKYAKQAKVVHLDIDPAEIDKNVKSTVPVWGDCKETLPLLTAAIESKQYPDWLARFKEYTRQEVEQVIENELHPKSGEMTMGEVIDQLNNLTKGEAVIVTDVGQHQMVACRYAQFNHTRSNITSGGLGTMGFALPAAIGAKFGTPDKTVIAIIGDGGMQMTIQELGTIMQSGVDVKIIILNNRFLGMVRQWQELFNERRYSFVDIESPDFVKVAEGYRIPGKCISDRGDLKSSLQEMLNNNGSFLLEVMVTKENNVFPMVPQGCSVSEIRLK, from the coding sequence ATGAACGATACAGCGATAGCACCACAGGAAACAGCAACGGAGCAGCCCAAAAAAGCTACCATTGAATTGACAGGTTCGGCAGCTTTATTAGAAGGTTTGCTCGCCGAAGGTGTGGATACCATTTTTGGTTATCCGGGCGGCGCCATTATGCCTGTCTATGACGCGCTGTACGATTATAAAGATAAGCTGAACCACATTTTGGTGCGCCACGAGCAGGGGGGCATACACGCCGGCCAGGGTTATGCGCGTTCGTCGGGTAAAGTGGGTGTAGTATTTGCCACTAGTGGGCCGGGTGCCACCAATTTAATTACCGGCTTAGCCGATGCGCAGATAGATAGTACGCCTATTGTTTGTATCACAGGCCAAGTGTTCGCGCATCTATTAGGTACGGATGCCTTCCAGGAAACAGACGTGATCAACATTACCACCCCGGTTACCAAGTGGAATTACCAGGTAACAGATGCGACCGAGATCCCCGAAGTGTTAGCTAAAGCATTTTATATCGCCAAAAGCGGCCGCCCCGGACCCGTATTGATTGACGTTACAAAGAACGCGCAGATACAAAAATTCAACTACGAGGGTTACACGCCTTGTAAACATATTCGCAGTTATCGCCCAAAACCTAATATCCGTCAGGAATACATTCAGCAGGCGGCAGAACTAATCAACCAGGCTAAAAAGCCATTTATCATTTGGGGACAAGGTGTTTTATTAGGTAGCGCCGAACAAGAATTTACAGCGTTTGTAGAAAAAAGCGGCATTCCGGCTGCCTGGACCATCATGGGTGCGGGTGCAATACCAACAAGCCATACTCAAAATGTGGGTATGCTGGGCATGCATGGCAACTACGGCCCAAATGTATTGACCAACGAGTGCGACGTATTGATCGCTATCGGCATGCGTTTCGACGATCGTGTAACAGGTCGATTAGATAAGTATGCTAAACAAGCAAAGGTGGTTCATCTGGATATTGACCCTGCAGAGATCGACAAGAACGTAAAATCTACAGTACCTGTGTGGGGCGATTGCAAAGAAACTTTGCCTTTGCTAACGGCTGCAATTGAAAGCAAACAGTATCCCGACTGGCTGGCCAGATTTAAAGAATACACCCGCCAGGAAGTTGAACAGGTGATAGAAAATGAACTTCATCCAAAATCGGGCGAAATGACGATGGGCGAAGTTATAGATCAACTGAATAACCTAACCAAAGGCGAGGCGGTGATCGTAACAGATGTTGGCCAGCACCAGATGGTGGCCTGCCGTTATGCGCAATTTAACCATACCCGCAGTAATATTACCAGCGGCGGTTTGGGTACTATGGGTTTCGCATTACCTGCTGCTATTGGGGCCAAGTTTGGCACACCCGATAAAACAGTTATCGCTATCATTGGCGATGGCGGCATGCAAATGACCATACAGGAATTGGGCACCATCATGCAAAGTGGCGTCGATGTAAAGATCATTATTCTAAACAACCGTTTTTTGGGTATGGTGCGCCAATGGCAAGAGTTGTTTAACGAGCGCCGCTATTCATTTGTAGACATAGAAAGCCCTGATTTTGTAAAGGTGGCCGAAGGTTACCGTATTCCGGGTAAATGTATTTCAGACCGTGGCGACTTAAAATCTTCGTTGCAAGAGATGCTCAATAATAATGGATCATTCTTGTTAGAGGTAATGGTGACCAAAGAGAACAACGTTTTCCCGATGGTACCGCAAGGTTGCAGTGTAAGCGAGATCAGGTTAAAGTAA
- the ilvN gene encoding acetolactate synthase small subunit: METQEKQEFNITVYTENQIGLLNRIAIIFTRRKINIDSLNTSPSEIKGIHRFNIVIDETEDVVRKLSRQIEKQVEVLKVYYHTNADVIWQEMALYKVPADVIAEKASVERLLRENGARAVVIRKDYIVFETTGHREETDNLINVLQPFGLIEFVRSARVAIIKDSEGFNAKIREFEQLEPGEEVIENKYLNQGEKVFTM; this comes from the coding sequence ATGGAAACCCAGGAAAAACAAGAGTTTAACATCACGGTGTATACCGAAAACCAGATCGGTTTATTGAATCGTATTGCCATTATTTTTACGCGCAGAAAGATCAATATTGATAGCCTGAACACGTCGCCATCTGAAATAAAAGGCATTCATCGTTTCAACATCGTGATTGATGAGACCGAAGATGTAGTACGCAAACTGTCAAGACAGATAGAAAAACAGGTTGAGGTACTAAAAGTGTATTACCACACTAATGCCGATGTGATCTGGCAGGAAATGGCCTTGTATAAAGTTCCGGCTGATGTGATCGCCGAGAAAGCAAGCGTGGAGCGTTTGCTGCGAGAAAACGGCGCTCGCGCGGTAGTTATCCGTAAAGATTATATCGTGTTCGAGACTACAGGTCACCGCGAGGAAACAGACAATCTCATCAACGTTTTGCAGCCCTTCGGACTGATAGAATTTGTACGCAGCGCACGTGTTGCTATCATTAAAGACAGCGAAGGTTTCAATGCCAAGATACGTGAGTTTGAGCAGCTGGAACCGGGCGAAGAAGTAATAGAGAACAAATACCTAAACCAAGGTGAGAAGGTGTTTACCATGTAA
- the ilvC gene encoding ketol-acid reductoisomerase — MAQLNFGGTEENVVTRDEFPLSKAQEVLRNETVAVIGYGVQGPGQALNQKDNGINVIVGQRKNSKSWDKAVSDGFVPGETLFEIEEALEKGTIICYLLSDAAQIELWPTVQKHLTPGKALYFSHGFGITFKEQTGILPPAGVDVFLVAPKGSGTSLRRMFLQGRGLNSSFAIFQDATGKAWERVVALGIAVGSGYLFETDFKKEVYSDLTGERGTLMGCIQGIFAAQYDVLRSKGHTPSEAFNETVEELTQSLMPLVAENGMDWMYANCSTTAQRGALDWWKKFRDATKPVFEELYESVATGKESQRSIDSNSQPDYREKLNAELKELRDSELWQAGKTVRSLRPENQAIESIS; from the coding sequence ATGGCACAATTAAATTTCGGCGGAACTGAAGAGAACGTAGTAACCCGCGATGAATTTCCGCTTTCAAAAGCACAGGAAGTATTACGTAACGAAACAGTAGCTGTAATTGGCTATGGCGTGCAAGGCCCCGGCCAGGCGCTAAATCAAAAAGACAATGGCATTAACGTAATTGTTGGCCAGCGTAAAAATTCAAAAAGCTGGGATAAGGCTGTAAGCGACGGATTTGTTCCGGGCGAGACCCTTTTTGAAATTGAAGAAGCCCTTGAAAAAGGGACTATCATTTGCTATTTACTAAGTGACGCGGCACAGATAGAATTGTGGCCAACTGTTCAAAAACATTTAACGCCAGGCAAGGCCCTGTATTTCTCACACGGCTTTGGTATCACCTTTAAAGAGCAGACCGGCATTTTGCCGCCAGCGGGTGTTGATGTGTTTTTGGTTGCACCAAAAGGTTCGGGCACTTCATTGCGCCGCATGTTTTTGCAAGGCCGCGGCTTAAACTCAAGCTTCGCTATTTTCCAGGATGCTACAGGCAAAGCTTGGGAGCGTGTGGTTGCTTTAGGTATCGCTGTTGGCAGCGGCTACCTGTTCGAGACAGATTTCAAAAAAGAAGTTTACAGCGACCTTACCGGCGAGCGCGGTACATTAATGGGCTGTATCCAGGGCATTTTTGCGGCACAGTATGATGTGCTGCGCAGTAAAGGCCATACCCCATCTGAAGCATTTAACGAAACCGTTGAAGAGCTAACCCAATCATTAATGCCATTGGTGGCAGAAAATGGTATGGACTGGATGTATGCCAACTGCTCTACCACCGCTCAGCGCGGCGCGTTAGACTGGTGGAAAAAATTCCGCGATGCTACCAAGCCGGTATTTGAGGAACTGTATGAAAGCGTAGCTACAGGTAAAGAATCTCAGCGTTCTATCGACTCAAACAGCCAACCCGATTACCGTGAGAAACTTAATGCAGAATTAAAGGAACTCCGTGACAGCGAGTTATGGCAGGCAGGTAAAACTGTACGCAGCCTACGCCCTGAGAACCAGGCGATTGAGAGTATTAGCTAA